TAATTGCCTATAAAAATTTAGGGACAACTAAAGAATTAAAGGGGTTTTTAGGTGGACTGCAGCAACTCAGTAAATTCTCCCCCCCTTCCCCAACTGTGATTATTAAACCAGGACTTCGGGGAATACCTTTTGCTTAAAGAGGGAAGCCTTTCCAGCCTTCTCCCCATCTCTCAATGTCTTGCTGATATTTGATACCCACTTCTGTAATTCTTTGGCTTTTTCAAcatgctctttcttttcttcttccagtgacttctgtcaggtgtaagtgataaaaaaaaaaaaaaaagatatatccCAATAAATGACTAAGCTATTGAAGTGACCTCTCCGTAGAAATCAAGAATGTAAAAATAGTTTTGCATCACACACAGGTTACCGAGAtgctttattcattcacttaaccATGTGTATCACGTCACACACCAGATGTACTTCCAAAATGTTTAtgtagcaaaggaaactgtgacaGACAGTCTTGAATGATCAGTAGAACCTGCCAGCTGGTCTACCAACATGACACGTTTAAAAACTCAACTTTATTCATGAAGCACTGGGCGATCTCTGAATTGCTGCCTTTGCATTAGCATCACAAGCACAATTGTCTGGACAGAAAAGTATCAGACAATGGAAATCTGAAACAGTGGAGAAAGTCTGCACACGTAGGAAAATTACACAGAACGAAGAAAAATCATCTGCCTTCCTCCAACACATAACCCAGTCATGATGCTGCTTCCAATGACAAAGTCGTGACTAGAAATGGGAGACGGTGGTGAACAGGTAATAGGCAAAGAAggttatatacacacacacagaaaaatcccAAACTTTCATTTTTCAAGGCGATCTAAAACAATATAGCCTCACGGATGCTGGAACAAATGGGCACTTTTCCCTCGGATTCCACGACGCTTTCTGAAGTGCTCTGTTAGTGAGTGCAATGAATCGTTCAATAAATGGGAAGGAACCCTGACACCAGGCTGGATCTGGTCAGGAATGGAGGGCTCGGAAGGGGGGATGCTGGAAACCTGCTGGAGTTCCTCAAGCTTATCCCATACTCTAGGTAAAATATTTCTGAGTGTAGGTAAGAGTCAAAATACAAATCTCAAAGGTAAATGGAATTGGGGCAGTAAGTCTTTggatattttcagtttaaaaagtaTTCTCTCCCCTCAGCAGTTAGCTCTTTCCAGCCCTCAAGAAAGCAACTGGTGCTTTGAGTATGTGATACAATTTCTGGACTGTGTGTTTCATCGTGGGAATTGGACCTGTTCCAGGTAATCTACACACGTCCTATCACGAAGCATAGTAGAGGCTGGAGATTCCTGTCATCAGGGGTTCAGACACTTCTAAGAGTTTCAGTCCCGTGTGGAAATCGAAATCGGCTTTTTCTAACGCTTCTTTGTATGTCAACTTTCTTTTTGTCTGCGGACACAGGATGTTTCTGATGTAGGACTTCTGGTCTTTGAGTTTTGTTGCAATGGAGACATCTATCATACCCACTTGGAGAGCCTCCTCTATGGACAACCGGGTCTGAGCCTGGGGCTCCATCAGCCCCCCTGTCAAGTACTGAAATTCCAAACACCGGACTCCCATGTCCTTACTTATGATGTTTGCATTCACAGCTTCCAACACTGACATCACTTTGTTAGTGACAGGATGACTGATCCCCGCCACCACCAACTCACACTGTCGCAGCTGCTGGGCAAAACCCTCGTCCAGCAGGCCTCTGTGCAGAGCCTCGGCCACGCGGTATCTCTTGCCGGTCAGGGGATCAAGGATGCCCCCGGTGCTGACCTGGGCTTCGAGGCATCGCAGGGCGGTGATCCGATCCACCAGATTCCTGCGGGAGGCCTTCAGGACTGAGATCCTCTCCCCACTGGATGTCAGCCAATACCCCGCAACGGGACTGTGCACATCCTTCTTGGGAACGAGCCGGCTGAGCAGGAAGTCCGCAAGCTCTGTGAGCGTGATAAGGCCCTCCTGGTACTTTCTGACCGAGGCTTTGTCGACAGTTCCCTGCTCTACCGCCTCATCAATGTTGAGCTGCAACCCGGTCTTAGCATCCCTCAACACGCGAGAAGGATGCCCGTAGGATTCAAAAAAGGTGGCCTCCTTCCACTGATACTGCAGCCCTGACAGCTCAAGATAGGTACTTTTGTCGATCAGGTTTCTCTGGAAAGCCTCGTACGTGGTCAGTTCTGCTCCCGTCTTGGTGTCTACGACCGAGATCCTGTGCGTTTTCGCCACATTGAGGTTGGAAATGTTCCTCTCCCCAAACGGAAGCAGCAAGCACTGGCAGTCGACGTCGAACACACACATGCGCAGTAATTCCGCGTAATACAGCGCTTGCTTGTTATTGGGATTAGGAAAGACCCTTGTGTTGCTGGACGGCTcgtgtaaaaactgcaggatggCGTTATTCAACAAGCCCTGCTGCAGAGCGACTTCTGGAGGAACGCGAATGCCTCGCGCGGGGTCGATGACGCCCCCGCTGGCGATCTGCGCTTCCAACATATGTTTGCCCCTTTGCCTGTCAAGCATCCTATTTTCCATAGCTTGAAACACTGACAGCATCTTGGAGGAACACGGATACCCCAGGGCTGCCTTCTCTGCCTCAAGGAGCCGAATTCTGAATTCGGGGTCAATCACTCCCTGAAGAATTGCATCTTCAACCGAATAGGTCTGACCTGAAAGGGGATCGATTATGAAACCCGTGGCAGCCTGAGCTTCCAAAAAGGCCAACGCCATCATCTTGTCTATTACGATTTTCTTGGCTGCTGAAGAAAATGACATCTTTTCTTTTGTGGCTTCGAGGTAAAGCCCTGCAATGGCGGTGGCTTTGGTTAAAAACTTGCTGAGAGTCTTCTGAACCTCTTCGACCGTCTTAAGACCGCGTCGCAGCTGCTCGACTGTCTTCATGTCCAGAAGCTTAGCTTCGACCAACTGCCTGGCAGTCACAGGGTGCCGGAGCCCCTGGAATTGAAACTCATCGTCCCTGACTGAACACGCGAGATCTCCATCTACGTGCTGGAAGGTCTCTGGTTCTGAGCCCTTCTGAAGCTCTCCTCTCTTGAATCCACCCCCTTCAAGCATCCATCCCTCAGCACTGGAGCCGGGGTTCTTCCCTTGCTTTAAGGCTGTGACTTCTGTGTGCAAATCATACTGCTTGCTCTTAGCTATCTGTAACAGGAATTGATAAGGCGTTAAGAGTCATCTGAAGAACGCTATGTCACTTCACCCATTCTTAATCCAAATACGATTCCCAGAGCATCAAAGATGAGACAAGAGGAGAAAATGTTCAAGCCAAAGAGGGTTCAGGAGCAAGTAAATACTTTGGAGAGTCTGAACTTTAAACTTTAGATGACAATGAAGGTATGAAAGTGGTTTGTCTTAAGAAGAGATGAAATTTTGCTGACAGAcagaacttgttagaaattaaACTTAATGTCTTGGTTTTTCTAGCTTTTTTGTGGTCAAATTTTTCAGAATCTTGTCCCGTAGATACACAACAGTATAGTCCTCCCATCTGGGTTTTTAATCTCAAAGATTTAAGAGTGAAAGAATATAGTTTGGAGTAAAGATTCAAGTAAGTCACTAGAAAATGATAGTATTATTTTTTGTCAGAACTATGAAGAGCCGATCACATGCAACActgttaggaaaaagaaaaaaacttgaatCTAGCAGAGAAAGGAGACAAGAGCAGAAACCTGATGGAGGGGAGCAGGCAAGGtctcagaatccagagtatacCTCCAAGGGCGCCAAAAGCGCCACCAGGTCCACTTCACACTTGTCATCTTGATACCTGGCAGGTGGTCTGGAACCGTACAGAGCCTGATCTCTTAGCATCTCTATTTCTGACAGTCTTGTAAGAGGGTTCGTCTCATCAAAAGTTATCTGCAATTCGGTGCTTGTTTGAGAAAAGTACTCAGAGTAACACTGctggcttttctctttctcagctgGAACCCTCGGCAGCCTGACCTGGACCTCCTGCATCTGTTCAGCAACCCGACGCTGCCATCCCTCCTCGGACGGCTGCGGTTCCGGAGCCCAGCTCTGCAGAAGGGCCCTGGCCCCGGGGGGCCCGGCGGGCAGCGCTCCCGAACCCCGGGAGGAGAGGTCCCCAGGGGGCTGGCACCCCTTCGCGGCCGTCTCGGGATCTGGCTTGAGGGCGCCGTCTTCCGCTGGGCTCTGTTTTTGGATCTCACACTGGAGCAGCACCAGCTGATGCTCGTGCTCCTTCATCTGCTGGTCCATCTTGCGCTTCAGGTTCTCCACCTCCCGCTTCTGGGCGACCAGCTCGCCTTCGAGCTCGCGGCACTTGCGGTCGTGCGGCGCCTGCGCGCGGTACCGCCTGAGCTGCCGCTCAAGCTCGCGGAGGCTCGTTTCGCAGAGCCTGGCGTTCTCCTGCGCCCGGCAGTTTTCCCGCTGAAGGGACACAAAGTCGAGCTTGATGCCCGAGATGTCGTTCTCGGTGATGACTTCGGACTGCATCAGCTTCTCCATTTTCTTCCGAAACTCCTCCGCCGAGCGTTTGAATTTCTCGGATTCCTCCTGAAACAGAACCATCTTCCTGTGGGTCACCTGCTCCTCTATGGTCTTCAGGTGCAGCTCGTCTTGGACCTTCCTCAACCTGTCGTTCAGCTCCTGCACCTGCGCCTGCTGCTGCTGCACCTTCTGCTCCCCGAGGCGCTTCTCCTCCTGGGAGGCACTCAGCTCTGCGTTCAGGTTCCTCACCTCCTTCTCCGTCTTCTGGATAATGATGTTCTGCTGGTCACACTTCTGCTTAAATTCGCTCACTAAATTCTGGCTTTTGGCCAGGTCTTCTTCCAGGCACTTGATTCTCCTCTGGAAATCTTGTTCCGTTCTCGTCTGTTTGTGCAGATGCTCGTTTGTGTGGCGCAGCTGGTCTTTAAAACCGTCCGCCTGAATTTTCAGGGCTTCGCATCTTTGCTGGATGGCCTGTTTCTCTGAAACCACGTTGGCCGATTCGGCCTGAATCCGCTGCATCATTAATCTGGTTTCGTTGTTCTGCCTGGTGAGCTCGTCCACCTTCTGTTTCAGCACGTCTGCGCACTCGTTACTCTTCGCCAGCTCCTCCTGAAGCTTCCGGATTTTCTCGTGATTTTCTTTTTCGGCCTTAATATTTTGAAGCAACTGCGCGTGGCTTTTCTCAAACTGTGCTCTCAGGTGATCTGATTTTCTCCGGCAGGATCCCTCGTCACCCTGAAGAGGAGAGACCTGGGAATTTAATTGCTGGATGCTGCTCTCGGTGACAGCCTGGGTCCGAGTGATCCTGTCCGCCTCTCTCTGCAACTTCCCTTTCTCCTGCTGAAGAGATGCCAACTCTTGCTCATAGTTGTGCTTGAGCCTCCGGAGGTCATCGGCCTCCTGCATGGCCTCCTCGGCCCTCCCCGTGGTCCGGCTCAGCTGCCGGCCCAGCTCTCGGAGCTGCCGCGAGTACCCCTCCTCCGCCTGGTCCTTGGTTTCCAGCTCCCGCTGCAGGCGTCTCAGGGTTTGATTTGTTTCCTCCAGTTTCTCTTGGAGCAGGCGGGCCTTTTCCTCCGAGGACGCTTTCTCCAGCTGCAGGGAGCCGAGTTCATACTGCAGCTCCCGCACGTCCTTCTCGGCCTTCCTGTTGGCGGCCGTCAGctcctccacctgctgctgcagGTCCCCCGCCTGCGCGGGCGCACAAGCCAGCGAGGAGGCGCTGTCTGCGCACGAATACTGCATCTCGGCTATTCGCCTCCGGGCTTCCGATTCGatcttctgcttttctttcagCTGTTCCTCCGCCACCTGCGTCTGAAACGTGAGGTCCCGCTCCATCTGCTGGATCAGCTTCAGGAGCTCCTCCTCcttgtctctcttcctcctcagctCCTCCGTCAGCTTCTTTTGCTGATGCTCCAGGTCGTGGAGGCTGGAGTCTTTTCTCTTCAGGTGATCTTCCAGGGTCCTCCTGGTGAGGCTGTGCTCCTCCAGCTGGCTCCGGAAGCGCTGCAGGTTCTCCTCCACGGAAGCCCGCCGGGCCTCGGCCTCGGCCGTGAGCCGCCGCACGCGCTCCAGCTCGCGCCGCgccgcctccctctcctccacgcTGGCCTCCAGCTCGCGCCGGTACCGCTGGGCCTCACTCTCCGCGCGCATCTTCTGCAGAGTGATGTCCGCCGCGTTCCGCTTCTGCTTCCTCAGCTCGTGCTCCGCCGCCTCCCGGACCCTGGGCAGCTCCTCCTCCACGCGGGACTTCTGCTTCTCCAGGTCGGCCACCATGCTCTCCAGCTCGCGGATCTTGCCCGTGAGCCTGCAGTTCTCCTGCACCGTCGCCTTCTGGCGCTCGAGCAGATCTGAGTACGCCCCGTGCTCGGAAGTCTCCTGACCCCTTTTCATCTACAAGAGACGTTCAGAAGCGTCAAAGCCCTTGGGTTCCAATCCAGCATCTTCAGACACCAACGCAAGGCTCCTAAAAGCACTGCTAAAAACCAGCGAAACCCAAGGCAGAGCAggcaccaccaccatcaccatcaccaccaccaccgtctTCAGAGAAGCAGCTTCAGAAAGCCAGCTATGggagaagaccaaaaaaaaaaaaaaaaaaaaaaccaaaaaaaccttcCTGGCAGGTTTTTCTAAACCGAggagtctttttttcttcttcttctttttctgtctcttaagaagaatttttttttttaaattagctagCTCAGGACTTCACAGCAAGAAATCAAGAAATAACCTTATagcatgaggaaactgaggtccaaggAGTTAGATAATTTTGACAAAGGAGGAACCAAAACTCTCACAACCGTATAtacatgctgcatcttctttatccattcatctagtgatgtgcacttaggatgcttccgtatcttgacAATTACAAATAATGATGCTGTTAAGAGCAAGGTGTatatatcttttggaattaattcttactttgtagttggctttattcctttgtaactatgcaagtttaaaaagctaaagctctaaatgttcttagaaagaataaactacatatatgtaaaatttttaaaatatgtacagtatgttgtgtatatgtatttacatgcaacatATTGTATacgtgcagtcaaactgtaacaattctacctaataaaactgaaaaaacagaaaccaaaaaccTCTCACAACAGTGCTCTTTCTGCCCTCACACACAGCTTAGTCCTACAAGCTAAGAACATGCAATGTATAGGAACTGAATGACATTAAGAGAATTTAGTTTTCAGTGTCTACCccaatggaaatttaaaatgatgttttCATCCTTCAGTCTTAGGATTGAAGAAACAAAATACAGAACTTTAGAACAGAGAGCCGAATCAGGAAATAATACTTAAcatgaggaaggaggaaaattatataaaaattggTAGTTTCAGCACATTCCTTACTATTTGCCTACGACAACTATACTCATCAGAATTGCTAATGCAAAGGCAGCTTTAGTCGCTGGTGGCTTTAGAAAAGATGTGCTTCATATACTCACAGATTTCATTGTTGCTGTTAATGACATGCCTCCTATGAATCCACCTTGACAAGTACCTTTAGATACTCCATAAACATAAAGATATTTGTTAAATACAGATGCTCAGCAATTTAGTGccaattaagaaaatgtggtcacTCTATTGATTACAGAATCAGTCTCAGCTGGGAGGGATCCACTGCGGGGACTACAGAACAATGTACTCAGGGCTACTTTATAATCACTGGTAGTAGTAATTCCTCTTTATTAATACTTAAGGTTATTAGTGTCATATCATCAACTCGCAATCATCAGAATTAGAATAATTTAAATCAAAATAGAGAAGTTAttctaaacagatttttttttcattgcaaagCCTTGGCAAATCTCAAGAATATAATTTGTATGATACCCCATTGCATCTTATTTTGCTTCCTCTAATTTCTTGACCCCCAAGAATCTGGGTAACAATTTCAGCTGTTTCCTTTGCTAATATGACTTTGAATGGGAATTTCatataaaaagaaatctcatCACAGTCTGCAATATTCAgtgctctgttttctgttttcttatcagGGTCACTCTGAGTGACACTGAAGCATTTTGTCTGCTTGGACATTAAGTATTCAGTATATTTTGAGTGGATGATTTCTAAAAAGGTTTTCCTCAATTCCTcatcaaatttcttttaaaacttagcTGCTGCTAAGACGTTTGagcctcttcatttttcttcttagtcATGATCTGaggtttaaaagaatgaaaattctctcagaaaaaaaatgttgaaatctcAGTGTCTGAGTTATTTTATGGACTGCTCATAATCTCACGTTGCCTGGATAACTGAAATTTTTTAGCAAATACTACAAAAGTTACTCGAAATAATTTAGTCCTGTTGCTGATTTGCTTTATTGTAGATCTCAAACTTATTCATATAAAAGTAGCTTCAAGTTTTATCTAAATGTTCTCCAAGGAGACACGTTCGCCTTTAAACTCagcaattaacatttaataaattttgCTGTCCACACAGACTAGAAAAATCTCTTTATCCACCTAATATCCATTACAGATACCCTATTAACATGTTTGTAACTAATTGAGTATTGTCTTTGAAATTAACTTGACTAACTTGACTCCCTCatgtttattatggaaaattctaCTCTCAGGCCAAGATTTCTCACATGAGTCTCCATGGACCCATTTCAAAAACACTACTGTTTGGAGTCTGAAAACTGAGCTATGACTCTTTTATAAGATATTCCGTATTAAGATCCTTAAGTAgtgaatttttaataaagaattttttaaattttaagtgatAACAGCCTCGGTGTGGTCTTCCATAAACTatgttcttttcactttcaagtCAATATAATTGTTCACATTTCAAAGGATGACAAGCATAATTTGGATGTATTTTAGGCTCTGTGACGTATCTCTTTTGGGTCTATCAACTTCTAGTATTCTACCACGTCAGGTAAACTGAGAAGGTGCCCATATATGTGCAATCAGATATACATTATAAAAAAGCAGAGGtcttaaatcattttattttatgtttaagtaCTAAATAGACAATTTAAAAGATCTGCATACCACTTAAAATGGGAGTCATAgctcttaaaaactaaaaaatgtaaaaaagaattaTGGACTTTTCCATAGATGAGAAGTGTAGGCTAATTATTcggacactcaaaatattctggTTCTCCCTTCTAAGCCCAAAGGAAGCTAGTTATAAAGACTTGGCAAGCAGCTATGTTAGTGTTTTAGCGGCAGAAAACTGTTAACTCTGAACAGACAAAAATAGTTTACAAAAGCAGTCACACTTTTAGAAACTGAGACGTAATATCTATCAGACATTCACTGCCATTCTGGTTCTCTCAttatatgaatggaattataCTAAGTACAGTTGTCTTCAGGATTCCAACCACAGTCTAATCGAAATGGCAAATGCCCCACAGTTTACTGACTGGAGCACTCAGTTTACCATTTTTGTCTGTTCTGAGGTTAGGAATAGAAAAGCATATCAAGACACGCATGGATAGCATAATAGCTTCaaaattagataaaatggacttttatgaaaatatattttcataaaggACTCCttattctttctatttctgaatatatatatatatattttttttttaaatgcataatcaAAGGTACTGAAGTCCTCCAAATTaaaatggcatttaaacagtCTTTTTTAACATACA
This genomic window from Camelus bactrianus isolate YW-2024 breed Bactrian camel chromosome 20, ASM4877302v1, whole genome shotgun sequence contains:
- the DST gene encoding dystonin isoform X19 → MHSSSYSYHSSDSVFSNTTSTRTSLDSNENFLSVHCGPTLINSCISFGNESVDGHRLEMLQQIANRVQRDSVICEDKLILARNALQSDSKRLESGVQFQNEAEIAGYVLECENLLRQHVIDVQILIDGKYYQADQLVQRVAKLRDEILALRNECSSVYSKGRVLTTEQTKLMISGITQSLTQGLTPSLTPSSVTSGLSSGLTSRLTPAVTPAFTPGVPPGVVPSFSSGVEANSLQTLKLMQIRKPLLKSSLLDQNLTEEEINMKFVQDLLNWVDEMQMQLDRTEWGSDLPSVESHLENHKNVHRAIEEFESSLKEAKISEIQMTAPLKLTYAEKLHRLESQYAKLLNTSRNQERHLDTLYNFVTRATKELIWLNEKEEEEVAYDWSERNTSIARKREYHAELMRELDQKEENIKSVQEIAEQLLVENHPARLTIEAYRAAMQTQWSWILQLCQCVEQHLKDNGTYFEFFNDAKEVTDYLRNLKDAIQRKYSCDRSSSVHKLEDLVQESMEEKEELLQYKSTIASLMGRAKAIIQLKPRSPDCPLKTSIPIRAICDYRQIEITIFKDDECVLANNSHRAKWKVISPTGNEAMVPSVCFTIPPPNKDAVDFANRIEQQYQNVLTLWHESHTNMKSVVSWHYLVSEIDRIRASNVASIKTMLPGEHQQVLSNLQSRFEDFLEDSQESQIFSGSDITQLEKEVTVCKQYYQELLKSAEREEQEESVYNLYISEVRNIRLRLETCEDRLIRQIRTPLERDDVHESVFRITEQEKLKKELERLKDDLATITNKCEEFFSQAAASSSVPTLRSELSVVVQNMTQVYSMSSTYIEKLKTVNLVLKNSQAAEALVKLYETKLCEEEAVIADKNNIENLISTLKQWRSEVDEKREVFHALEDELQRAKTISDEMFKTYKERDLDFDWHKEKADQLVERWQNVQVQIDNRLRDLEGIGKSLKYYRDTYHPLDDWIQQVETTQRKIQENQPENSKTLATQLNQQKMLVSEIEMKQSKMDECQKYAEQYSTAVKDYELQTMTYRAMVDSQQKSPVKRRRMQSSADLVIQEFMDLRTRYTALVTLMTQYIKFAGDSLKRLEEEEMKRGQETSEHGAYSDLLERQKATVQENCRLTGKIRELESMVADLEKQKSRVEEELPRVREAAEHELRKQKRNAADITLQKMRAESEAQRYRRELEASVEEREAARRELERVRRLTAEAEARRASVEENLQRFRSQLEEHSLTRRTLEDHLKRKDSSLHDLEHQQKKLTEELRRKRDKEEELLKLIQQMERDLTFQTQVAEEQLKEKQKIESEARRRIAEMQYSCADSASSLACAPAQAGDLQQQVEELTAANRKAEKDVRELQYELGSLQLEKASSEEKARLLQEKLEETNQTLRRLQRELETKDQAEEGYSRQLRELGRQLSRTTGRAEEAMQEADDLRRLKHNYEQELASLQQEKGKLQREADRITRTQAVTESSIQQLNSQVSPLQGDEGSCRRKSDHLRAQFEKSHAQLLQNIKAEKENHEKIRKLQEELAKSNECADVLKQKVDELTRQNNETRLMMQRIQAESANVVSEKQAIQQRCEALKIQADGFKDQLRHTNEHLHKQTRTEQDFQRRIKCLEEDLAKSQNLVSEFKQKCDQQNIIIQKTEKEVRNLNAELSASQEEKRLGEQKVQQQQAQVQELNDRLRKVQDELHLKTIEEQVTHRKMVLFQEESEKFKRSAEEFRKKMEKLMQSEVITENDISGIKLDFVSLQRENCRAQENARLCETSLRELERQLRRYRAQAPHDRKCRELEGELVAQKREVENLKRKMDQQMKEHEHQLVLLQCEIQKQSPAEDGALKPDPETAAKGCQPPGDLSSRGSGALPAGPPGARALLQSWAPEPQPSEEGWQRRVAEQMQEVQVRLPRVPAEKEKSQQCYSEYFSQTSTELQITFDETNPLTRLSEIEMLRDQALYGSRPPARYQDDKCEVDLVALLAPLEIAKSKQYDLHTEVTALKQGKNPGSSAEGWMLEGGGFKRGELQKGSEPETFQHVDGDLACSVRDDEFQFQGLRHPVTARQLVEAKLLDMKTVEQLRRGLKTVEEVQKTLSKFLTKATAIAGLYLEATKEKMSFSSAAKKIVIDKMMALAFLEAQAATGFIIDPLSGQTYSVEDAILQGVIDPEFRIRLLEAEKAALGYPCSSKMLSVFQAMENRMLDRQRGKHMLEAQIASGGVIDPARGIRVPPEVALQQGLLNNAILQFLHEPSSNTRVFPNPNNKQALYYAELLRMCVFDVDCQCLLLPFGERNISNLNVAKTHRISVVDTKTGAELTTYEAFQRNLIDKSTYLELSGLQYQWKEATFFESYGHPSRVLRDAKTGLQLNIDEAVEQGTVDKASVRKYQEGLITLTELADFLLSRLVPKKDVHSPVAGYWLTSSGERISVLKASRRNLVDRITALRCLEAQVSTGGILDPLTGKRYRVAEALHRGLLDEGFAQQLRQCELVVAGISHPVTNKVMSVLEAVNANIISKDMGVRCLEFQYLTGGLMEPQAQTRLSIEEALQVGMIDVSIATKLKDQKSYIRNILCPQTKRKLTYKEALEKADFDFHTGLKLLEVSEPLMTGISSLYYAS